The proteins below are encoded in one region of Malaclemys terrapin pileata isolate rMalTer1 chromosome 8, rMalTer1.hap1, whole genome shotgun sequence:
- the LOC128841456 gene encoding myb/SANT-like DNA-binding domain-containing protein 2 — protein sequence MQADNRKRAPAWTVREVLDLIAVWGEDSVLAELRSKRRNAKTFEKISKGMMERGHNRDSEQCRVKVKELRQAYQKTKEANGRSGSEPRTCRYYAELHAILGGAATTTPPLFVDSGSGIVSTPEDSADGVEEEEEDELAESTQHSILPNSQDLFITLTEVPSQASTQDSDPMEGTSAAANSSSLPPPSRRLSQIKRRKKKTREDMFSEIMQSSRSDRAHLNEWKETVSKYRKEVSEREERRDQREERRDQREERRDDRDERWRQEDQRMKDATLGLLRRLVEVQERLLENRLPLQPLFHPPPSPCSVSSSPRRVRTRGGRLRTPSHSTPVDSPSKRLSFF from the exons atgcaggctgataatcgaaaaagagcaccagcatggaccgtgagggaggtactggatctgattgctgtatggggagaggattcagtgcttgcagaacttcgttctaaaagacgaaatgcaaaaacttttgaaaaaatttccaagggcatgatggagagaggccacaatagggactctgagcagtgccgcgtgaaggtcaaggagctcagacaagcctatcaaaaaacaaaggaggcaaacggtcgctccgggtcagagccgcggacatgccgctactacgccgagctgcatgcaattctagggggggctgccaccactaccccacctttgttcgtggattctgggtcggggatagtctcgacgcctgaggattctgccgatggggtagaggaggaggaggaggatgagcttgcagagagcacacagcactccattctccccaacagccaggatctttttatcaccctgactgaagtaccctcccaagccagtacccaagactctgaccccatggaagggacctcag cagctgcaaattcctcaagcctccctcctccatcccgaaggttatcacagataaagcgtcgtaagaagaagacgcgggaggacatgttttctgaaattatgcaatccagcaggagtgacagagctcatctgaatgagtggaaggaaacagtttcaaagtataggaaagaagtcagtgaacgtgaggagaggagggaccaacgtgaggagaggagggaccaacgtgaggagaggagagatgatcgagatgagagatggcggcaggaagaccagaggatgaaggatgcaacgctggggctgctccggcgtctggtggaggttcaggaacggctgctggaaaacagactgccgcttcagcccctgttccaccctcccccctccccatgttccgtatcctcctcacccagacgtgtaagaacgcggggggggaggctccgtacaccttcccattccaccccagtagacagcccaagcaaaaggctgtcatttttttaa